The Lucilia cuprina isolate Lc7/37 unplaced genomic scaffold, ASM2204524v1 Scaffold_7539, whole genome shotgun sequence sequence taaaatcatttatcactgaaaaaatgaaaaaagtcaaaccCGAATGGTCCAAGTCGTATACAATACGACCACGCCACCATCTCCAATCCCATATACTAATCAATGAGAAAAATCGTTTTAAACCTTCATATGAAACTGAGGTCAGTATAGATTATACAGCAAAAGACCTCTATccatttttaaaagcatttgCCCTCTTTATAAAAAGGTTTGCCCCGCTCCCATGAATTTACTTATTGGCTGGGAATATGCTCGTCTATGGCTTAAGGAAAGAGACGAATTTGTAAGAGCTCGTTTTAATAGCATTAAACCGAAACGTATTAAAAACAACTATC is a genomic window containing:
- the LOC111681624 gene encoding uncharacterized protein LOC111681624, whose protein sequence is MKKVKPEWSKSYTIRPRHHLQSHILINEKNRFKPSYETEVCPAPMNLLIGWEYARLWLKERDEFVRARFNSIKPKRIKNNYQTWLEKRKPRINESCRAQGVKKLMAKEDRNKTSFKKN